A single genomic interval of Tursiops truncatus isolate mTurTru1 chromosome 1, mTurTru1.mat.Y, whole genome shotgun sequence harbors:
- the LOC101323894 gene encoding LOW QUALITY PROTEIN: heterogeneous nuclear ribonucleoprotein H2-like (The sequence of the model RefSeq protein was modified relative to this genomic sequence to represent the inferred CDS: inserted 2 bases in 1 codon), which yields MMLGTEAGEGFVVKVQGLSWSCSADEVQRFFSDCKIQNGAQRVRFIYTREGRPSGEAFLELESEDEVKLALKKDRETMGHRYVEVSKSNNVEMDWVLKHTGPHSPDTANDGFVRLRGLPCECSKEEIVQFFSGLEIVPNGITLPVDFQGRSMGEAFVQFASQEIAEKALRKHKERIGHRYIEIFKSSRAEVRTHYDPPRKLMAMQRPGPYDRPGAGRGYNGIGRGAGFERMRRGAHGGGYGGYDXLYVYNDGHGFESDRFGRDLNYCFSGMSDHRYGDGGSAFQSATGHCVHMRGLPSRATENDIYNFFSPLNPVRVHTEIGPDGRVTGEADVEFAAHEDAVAAMSKDKANMQHRYVELFLNSTAGASGGAYGSQMLGGMGLSNQSSYGGPASQQLSGGYGGGYGGQSSMSGYGGQGTVNSYYGSGSRASVGVNGMGGMSSMSSMSGGWGM from the exons ATGATGTTGGGCACCGAAGCCGGCGAGGGATTCGTGGTGAAGGTGCAGGGCTTGTCTTGGTCTTGCTCGGCCGACGAAGTGCAGCGGTTTTTTTCTGACTGCAAAATTCAAAATGGGGCTCAACGTGTTCGTTTCATCTACACCAGAGAAGGCAGACCAAGCGGCGAGGCTTTTCTTGAACTTGAATCAGAAGATGAAGTCAAATTGGCCctgaaaaaagacagagaaactatGGGACACAGATATGTTGAAGTATCCAAGTCAAACAACGTTGAAATGGATTGGGTGTTGAAGCATACTGGTCCACATAGTCCTGACACAGCCAATGATGGCTTTGTACGGCTTAGAGGACTCCCCTGTGAATGTAGCAAGGAAGAAATTGTTCAGTTCTTCTCAGGGTTGGAAATCGTGCCAAATGGGATAACATTGCCGGTGGACTTCCAGGGGAGGAGTATGGGGGAGGCCTTCGTGCAGTTTGCTTCACAGGAAATAGCTGAAAAGGCTCTAAGAAAACACAAGGAAAGAATAGGGCACAGGTATATCGAAATCTTTAAGAGCAGTCGAGCTGAAGTTAGAACTCACTATGATCCACCACGAAAACTTATGGCCATGCAGCGGCCAGGTCCCTATGACAGACCTGGGGCTGGCAGAGGGTATAACGGCATTGGAAGAGGAGCTGGCTTTGAAAGGATGCGGCGTGGTGCTCACGGTGGAGGTTATGGAGGCTATGA ATTATATGTCTATAATGATGGCCATGGATTTGAGTCAGATAGATTTGGAAGAGACCTCAATTATTGTTTTTCAGGAATGTCAGATCACAGATACGGGGATGGCGGCTCTGCTTTCCAGAGCGCAACAGGACACTGTGTACACATGCGGGGATTACCTTCCAGAGCTACTGAGAATgacatttataatttcttttcaccACTCAACCCTGTGAGAGTACATACTGAAATCGGTCCCGATGGCAGAGTAACTGGTGAAGCAGATGTCGAGTTTGCAGCTCATGAAGATGCTGTGGCAGCTATGTCAAAAGACAAAGCAAATATGCAGCACAGATATGTAGAACTCTTCTTGAATTCTACAGCAGGAGCAAGCGGTGGTGCTTACGGTAGCCAAATGCTAGGAGGCATGGGTTTGTCAAACCAGTCCAGTTATGGCGGCCCAGCCAGCCAGCAGCTGAGTGGTGGTTACGGAGGCGGCTATGGTGGCCAGAGCAGCATGAGTGGATAT GGCGGCCAAGGAACAGTGAACAGCTACTACGGTAGTGGAAGCCGAGCATCTGTGGGAGTGAACGGAATGGGAGGGATGTCTAGCATGTCCAGTATGAGTGGTGGATGGGGAATGTAA